One bacterium genomic region harbors:
- a CDS encoding ferredoxin family protein — protein MPYVITEKCLGEVYAQCVDVCPVNCIHPGDYKGQPFMIINPEECTECTSCYSACPIGAIVEGADKDPEYAKINAELAPTFKNNPPVATRPANDPPKRPDVNKLVN, from the coding sequence ATGCCTTATGTGATTACCGAGAAGTGCCTGGGCGAGGTCTATGCCCAATGTGTCGATGTTTGCCCCGTGAATTGCATCCACCCGGGGGATTACAAGGGCCAGCCCTTCATGATCATCAACCCCGAGGAGTGCACCGAATGCACCAGCTGCTACTCGGCCTGCCCCATCGGCGCCATCGTGGAAGGCGCGGACAAGGATCCGGAATACGCCAAGATCAACGCGGAATTGGCCCCGACCTTCAAGAACAATCCTCCGGTCGCCACCCGCCCGGCCAACGATCCTCCGAAGCGTCCGGACGTCAACAAGCTGGTCAACTAA